A single window of Hyla sarda isolate aHylSar1 chromosome 2, aHylSar1.hap1, whole genome shotgun sequence DNA harbors:
- the LOC130358225 gene encoding cytochrome c oxidase assembly factor 6 homolog produces the protein MSAPSAQERKACWDSRDTYWQCLEDNKEEAAKCQRARQSFESLCPRQWIKYFDKRRDYLKFKEQMENRGFEPAKPTATT, from the exons ATGTCTGCGCCCTCCGCCCAGGAGAGAAAAGCATGCTGGGACTCCAGGGACACCTACTGGCAATGTCTGGAGGACAATAAGGAGGAGGCCGCCAAGTGTCAGCGGGCACGCCAAAGCTTCGAGAGCCTCTGTCCCCGGCAATGG ATCAAGTACTTCGATAAGAGAAGAGATTACCTCAAATTCAAGGAACAAATGGAGAACAGAGGATTCGAACCCGCAAAACCCACAGCGACCACGTAG